One stretch of Akkermansia massiliensis DNA includes these proteins:
- a CDS encoding endonuclease/exonuclease/phosphatase family protein: MHRLRRRKHLAEPLPALSGVNHLGIALGGVSLCLWVIVVTIFWTGSDTMAFMTSLPTWACCLIFSFPALIAWLVFGSRIGLLGVIIWFAYGIVITDFLPPISRTGMEYYKMPPAPDARQIRVLTLYGGCVENPPIEQISKLRADVIFIQGCSNHNRTLKFAYSIFGRTSYIKQIGSCAIIVRHGQIGPAQSITDTAGLIVDWIPENSSLAIRLINISLEPFEHRFDLYSPACWKYFHTLRFIHRKQLQYLFDTLREVGSQHGELPIILAGNFSAAPQSPIFAKLSADFQDCFKLKGAGYGATQPVNFPLLRLDRVFCTPPLKPERAATVLIPDTVRRSILADIAMP; the protein is encoded by the coding sequence GTGCATCGGCTCAGAAGACGCAAACATCTGGCGGAACCACTGCCAGCGTTATCCGGGGTCAACCACCTGGGAATAGCGCTGGGCGGCGTCTCTCTGTGCCTGTGGGTCATCGTCGTCACCATCTTCTGGACCGGTTCGGACACGATGGCCTTCATGACGTCACTGCCCACTTGGGCATGCTGCCTCATCTTCTCCTTCCCGGCGCTTATTGCATGGCTGGTCTTCGGTTCCCGGATAGGCCTGCTTGGCGTCATTATCTGGTTTGCGTACGGCATCGTCATTACGGACTTTCTTCCTCCCATTTCCAGAACGGGAATGGAGTATTACAAAATGCCGCCGGCTCCGGATGCCCGGCAAATCAGGGTTCTCACCCTGTACGGGGGTTGTGTGGAAAATCCGCCCATTGAACAAATCTCCAAACTCCGCGCAGACGTCATCTTCATCCAGGGATGCAGCAACCACAACCGGACACTCAAATTCGCCTACAGCATTTTCGGACGCACTTCCTACATCAAGCAGATAGGCAGCTGTGCCATCATCGTGCGGCACGGGCAGATTGGTCCGGCCCAAAGCATCACGGACACAGCCGGACTCATCGTGGACTGGATACCGGAAAATTCTTCCCTGGCGATACGGCTCATCAACATCAGCCTGGAGCCTTTTGAACACCGCTTTGACTTGTACTCCCCCGCCTGCTGGAAATACTTCCACACGCTCCGGTTCATTCACCGCAAACAGCTTCAATACCTGTTTGACACCCTGCGGGAGGTAGGAAGCCAGCACGGTGAACTGCCCATCATCCTGGCCGGAAACTTCAGCGCCGCGCCCCAATCCCCTATTTTCGCCAAGCTCAGCGCCGATTTTCAGGATTGCTTCAAACTGAAGGGAGCCGGATACGGAGCCACTCAACCCGTCAACTTCCCGCTGCTGCGCCTGGACCGTGTTTTCTGCACGCCGCCGCTCAAACCCGAGCGAGCCGCCACCGTGCTGATACCGGACACCGTCCGCCGCTCCATCCTGGCAGACATTGCCATGCCCTGA
- a CDS encoding putative manganese-dependent inorganic diphosphatase, giving the protein MLPEKIEKRPIYVIGHQNPDTDAICSAIGNAEFLRTHGEPDAVAARCGEMTLRTSWVLEKAGVPEPVLIHDVTPTAGTICRRDVISVSPDDTFLTAYRRMTENSLQTIPVIDADHNLYGLLRYFDLLSLLMPLNMTEMNVRSVFSSLSNIATTIDGKCLTGETLSEEETQNILLVGASSEPSVRTRLANYKRKGIVRDLIVICGDRPNVQLYAVEHGVRALVTTSGAFPSLDIIETAQTTGTCILSTPWDTASVGQLIRCSRKVREQVHKDYTVFPENMPLPELRQAAVKRKQALFPVMSIKTNKMIGVLSKTDLVDPPRTRVALVDHNEFSQAVKGVEEAEIVEVMDHHRLGTQLSTRDPIRFLNEPVGSTSTLVARRFYHRDAEPSQAVAICLCAGILSDTLNLTSPTTARADREMLEWLTGIARIDAKKFTEEFFATGSLLRSKTAPSAIVQADRKTFTEYGHKISISQIEEIGMFGLKEVQDDLVKELQKLVEEEGLKLACLLVTDIVTHDSMLLAVGDEEVLEHIEYERLGPNLFSAADVVSRKKQLFPAISRALKTL; this is encoded by the coding sequence ATGCTTCCGGAGAAAATAGAGAAAAGGCCCATTTACGTGATCGGCCACCAGAATCCGGATACGGATGCCATTTGTTCCGCCATAGGGAATGCGGAGTTTTTAAGAACCCATGGCGAACCTGACGCGGTTGCCGCCAGATGCGGGGAGATGACGCTGAGGACATCCTGGGTGCTGGAAAAAGCCGGGGTGCCGGAACCGGTGCTGATTCATGACGTGACGCCTACCGCGGGAACCATCTGCCGCCGTGACGTGATCAGCGTGAGTCCGGACGACACGTTCCTGACGGCTTACCGCCGGATGACGGAGAACTCCCTTCAAACCATTCCGGTGATTGACGCGGACCACAATCTTTACGGCCTGCTGCGTTATTTTGATTTGCTGAGCCTGCTGATGCCCCTGAACATGACGGAGATGAATGTGCGCTCCGTTTTTTCCAGCCTGAGCAACATTGCCACCACCATTGACGGCAAGTGCCTGACCGGGGAGACCCTGAGCGAGGAGGAAACGCAGAATATTCTTCTGGTGGGTGCTTCCAGCGAGCCGAGCGTCCGGACGAGGCTTGCCAATTACAAGAGAAAGGGCATCGTCCGCGATCTGATCGTTATCTGCGGGGACCGCCCGAATGTCCAGCTGTATGCCGTGGAGCACGGCGTGCGCGCTCTGGTGACCACGTCCGGGGCTTTCCCTTCCCTGGATATTATTGAGACGGCCCAGACGACGGGTACATGCATTTTAAGCACCCCGTGGGATACGGCCAGCGTGGGGCAGCTTATCCGCTGCTCCCGGAAGGTGAGGGAACAGGTCCACAAGGATTACACGGTTTTCCCGGAGAACATGCCGCTGCCCGAGTTGAGGCAGGCCGCCGTGAAGCGCAAGCAGGCGCTGTTCCCCGTGATGAGCATCAAGACGAACAAGATGATCGGCGTGCTGAGCAAGACGGATCTGGTGGATCCGCCCCGTACGCGCGTGGCCCTGGTGGACCACAATGAGTTTTCACAAGCCGTGAAGGGAGTGGAGGAAGCGGAAATCGTGGAGGTGATGGACCACCACCGCCTGGGCACCCAGCTTTCCACACGGGACCCGATCCGCTTCCTGAATGAACCCGTGGGCTCCACTTCCACCCTGGTGGCGCGCAGGTTTTACCACCGTGATGCGGAGCCTTCGCAGGCGGTGGCGATTTGCCTGTGCGCCGGGATTCTTTCAGATACGCTGAACCTGACGTCTCCCACGACGGCGCGGGCGGACCGGGAAATGCTGGAATGGCTGACCGGCATTGCCAGGATAGACGCCAAGAAGTTCACGGAGGAATTTTTTGCCACCGGTTCCCTGCTGCGTTCCAAAACGGCGCCCTCCGCGATTGTCCAGGCGGACAGGAAAACCTTTACCGAGTACGGGCACAAGATCAGCATTTCACAGATTGAGGAAATAGGCATGTTCGGCCTGAAGGAAGTTCAGGATGATCTGGTGAAGGAGCTTCAGAAGCTGGTGGAAGAGGAAGGATTGAAGCTGGCGTGCCTGTTGGTCACGGACATTGTCACGCATGATTCCATGCTGCTGGCCGTCGGGGATGAAGAGGTGCTGGAGCACATCGAGTACGAGCGGCTGGGCCCCAACTTGTTTTCCGCCGCCGATGTGGTCAGCCGCAAGAAGCAGCTTTTCCCGGCTATTTCCCGTGCGCTGAAAACCTTGTAG
- a CDS encoding OPT family oligopeptide transporter has protein sequence MAPTESQSSPAPLSCLEKPLPLDGFRGTPDEIEQQWYDRVYLGSGDRMKQLTWRAVIVGMLLGSILSLTNLYANLKMGWSFGVALTAGIISFALWNAFVRLGISKSPMTILENTCMQSAASSAGYSTGGTLTSAVAALLLLTGQHMPLGVTFAWIFFIAVLGVTMAIPMKRQMINIEQIRFPDSIATAETLKVLYSEGKKAAGQAKALLYSALFASANAIAMAAGGEQWLGAAQQQILGNWYQRTIFFKWDLMFVGAGALVGMKTSLSLFIGGTVCWALYVPWLESQGLLPAGAGYRDSVGWTLWGGTACMVVASIVAFLFQWKSIARSFSSLGAMFSLTKRRELTDVEKIETPMSWFLAGQLVSLAALGYLAHVTFDVPYWMSCIAVVISFFLALVVCRITGEANITPTGAMGKVTQLIFGGIAPGHVTANLMAANITSGASSSSADLLVDLKVGYLLGANPRKQFIAQFSGIFLGTLVSVLAFRSMVPDVDALQAFNAPGARTWAATAEALGMGFSHLHSIKVLSIIAGGILGLILVLVPRYLPAAGKWLPTPIGFGLAWAIQWNDSFLFFAGAVLGWAADRFFKAKSKEYKIPTASGIIAGAALTGMAILMFSIYQAAR, from the coding sequence ATGGCACCAACGGAATCCCAGTCTTCCCCCGCTCCTCTCTCCTGCCTGGAAAAGCCGCTGCCCCTGGACGGCTTCCGGGGCACGCCGGATGAAATCGAACAGCAATGGTATGACCGTGTCTACCTGGGCTCCGGAGACAGAATGAAGCAGCTTACCTGGAGAGCCGTCATCGTAGGAATGCTCCTCGGCTCCATCCTCTCCCTCACCAACCTGTACGCCAACCTTAAGATGGGATGGTCCTTCGGGGTGGCCCTGACGGCGGGCATCATCTCCTTTGCCCTGTGGAACGCCTTCGTGCGCCTGGGCATCTCCAAATCCCCCATGACCATTCTGGAAAACACGTGCATGCAGTCCGCCGCCAGCTCCGCGGGCTACTCCACGGGAGGCACGCTCACCTCCGCCGTGGCCGCCCTGCTCCTGCTGACGGGGCAGCACATGCCGCTGGGCGTCACCTTCGCCTGGATATTCTTCATTGCCGTGCTGGGCGTCACGATGGCCATTCCGATGAAGCGCCAGATGATCAACATTGAGCAAATCAGGTTTCCGGACAGCATCGCCACGGCGGAAACCCTCAAGGTGCTCTATTCAGAAGGCAAAAAGGCGGCTGGACAGGCCAAAGCGCTCCTTTACTCCGCCCTCTTCGCCTCCGCCAACGCCATCGCCATGGCGGCGGGAGGGGAACAATGGCTGGGCGCCGCCCAGCAGCAAATCCTGGGCAACTGGTACCAGCGCACCATTTTCTTCAAATGGGACCTCATGTTCGTGGGCGCGGGCGCGCTGGTAGGCATGAAAACTTCCCTCAGCCTCTTCATCGGGGGCACGGTCTGCTGGGCGCTTTACGTACCGTGGCTGGAAAGCCAGGGACTGCTTCCCGCGGGAGCGGGCTACCGGGATAGCGTAGGCTGGACCCTGTGGGGAGGAACCGCCTGCATGGTCGTCGCCAGCATCGTGGCCTTCCTGTTCCAATGGAAAAGCATCGCCCGCTCCTTCTCCTCCCTGGGCGCCATGTTTTCCCTGACCAAAAGGCGTGAGCTGACGGACGTGGAAAAAATAGAAACGCCCATGAGCTGGTTCCTGGCAGGGCAGCTCGTCTCCCTGGCGGCCCTCGGCTACCTGGCCCATGTCACCTTTGACGTTCCGTACTGGATGAGCTGCATTGCAGTAGTCATCTCCTTCTTCCTGGCGCTGGTCGTCTGCCGGATCACCGGGGAGGCCAACATCACGCCCACCGGAGCCATGGGGAAAGTCACGCAGCTCATCTTCGGCGGAATCGCGCCGGGACACGTGACGGCCAACCTGATGGCGGCCAACATCACCTCCGGAGCCTCCAGTTCTTCGGCAGACCTGCTCGTGGACCTCAAGGTGGGCTACCTGCTGGGGGCCAATCCCCGCAAGCAATTCATCGCCCAGTTTTCCGGAATCTTCCTGGGAACCCTCGTCTCCGTGCTGGCCTTCCGCTCCATGGTCCCAGACGTGGACGCGCTTCAGGCCTTCAATGCTCCTGGAGCCAGAACATGGGCGGCCACGGCGGAAGCGCTGGGCATGGGCTTCAGCCACCTGCACAGCATCAAGGTTCTCTCCATCATCGCGGGCGGCATCCTCGGCCTCATTCTGGTGCTTGTCCCCCGCTACCTTCCCGCCGCGGGAAAATGGCTCCCCACCCCCATCGGCTTCGGGCTGGCCTGGGCCATCCAGTGGAACGACTCCTTCCTCTTCTTTGCAGGGGCCGTGCTCGGCTGGGCCGCGGACCGCTTTTTCAAGGCCAAATCCAAGGAATATAAAATCCCCACCGCCTCCGGCATCATTGCCGGCGCGGCCCTGACGGGCATGGCCATCCTGATGTTCAGCATTTACCAGGCGGCACGCTAA
- the dnaX gene encoding DNA polymerase III subunit gamma/tau, with the protein MSYQVFARKYRPLTFDDVLGQDHVVQTLKNAIEHNRLAHAYLFVGPRGTGKTSTARIFAKALNCSGGPRVDFDPHEDICEEIAEGRSLDVLEIDGASNRGIDHIRDLRDNVRFAPSRGNFRIVYIDEVHMLTKESFNALLKTLEEPPPHVKFIFATTEPHKILPTILSRCQRFDLRPIPSEIIAEHLLHIASAEGVSLSREAAFAVAKVADGGMRDAQSMLDQLVSFCGDHIEEQQVLHIFGITSRETVAHALALILNKELPSLLHLLHEQAEAGRDMGQFLSEIISAVREILVSKVDPEASFDSLPESSKEELSELVKRTQTDKILRLVEVLAETEDKMRWSTNKRLHLEMGLIKAVHALAEASISDIIMALEGAPLASSVPSSSPAPAPRQEQEMPAPAAPVPAPEPPANAQPPLPAEKPEPAPEEHLMDPVPDFSPANPFPAPAVQASEPASAQPAPAPAEEPEPQPTDPAPEPPVTAAKSPSPAIPQEEPSCPAPEPRPEPTSDTPEEPQRPASAISDAPVAPPDSPEPTFMDPEENLPPERRTSSFFDNLFDTASAPSRTPAPMVKEEPEAPAPQSGRTITEEDWKAALERAAANFPLQADFLANSVFSGHDGAFVAISFHPSDHQGMDSLGSGPLRAALEADLSQRGGVPVTISIRQDSSVPEPVQEELAPLPAPPPPRPPHLLPNPRRRGKNPPQPFRNPPGRKMKIIPTIRTP; encoded by the coding sequence GTGAGTTACCAGGTCTTTGCCAGAAAATACCGTCCTCTGACATTCGATGACGTCCTTGGACAGGATCATGTCGTCCAGACGTTGAAAAACGCCATTGAGCACAACCGCCTCGCCCACGCCTACCTTTTTGTAGGCCCCCGCGGAACGGGAAAAACATCTACCGCCAGAATTTTTGCAAAAGCCCTGAATTGCAGCGGCGGTCCCAGGGTGGACTTTGACCCGCACGAAGACATCTGCGAGGAAATAGCGGAAGGGCGCAGCCTGGACGTCCTGGAAATAGACGGCGCATCCAACCGCGGCATCGACCACATCCGTGACCTGAGGGACAACGTGCGATTCGCTCCCAGCAGGGGCAATTTCCGCATCGTCTATATAGATGAAGTGCACATGCTCACCAAGGAGTCCTTCAACGCCCTGCTGAAAACGCTGGAGGAGCCGCCCCCCCACGTCAAATTCATTTTTGCGACTACGGAACCCCACAAGATTCTGCCGACCATCCTGTCGCGCTGCCAGCGCTTCGACCTGCGCCCCATTCCCTCTGAAATCATTGCGGAACACCTGCTTCACATCGCCTCTGCGGAAGGAGTGAGCCTGAGCCGGGAAGCGGCCTTTGCCGTCGCCAAGGTGGCGGACGGAGGCATGCGGGACGCGCAATCCATGCTGGACCAGCTTGTTTCCTTCTGCGGAGACCACATTGAAGAACAGCAGGTGCTTCACATCTTCGGCATCACGTCCCGGGAAACCGTAGCCCATGCGCTGGCGCTGATTCTGAACAAGGAGCTCCCCTCCCTCCTGCACCTCCTGCATGAACAGGCGGAAGCTGGAAGAGACATGGGCCAGTTCCTCTCTGAAATCATCTCCGCCGTGCGTGAAATCCTGGTCTCCAAGGTTGACCCGGAGGCCAGCTTCGATTCCCTGCCGGAATCCTCCAAGGAGGAACTTTCCGAACTCGTCAAACGCACCCAGACGGACAAAATCCTGCGCCTGGTGGAAGTGCTGGCGGAAACGGAAGACAAGATGCGCTGGTCCACCAACAAAAGGCTGCATCTGGAAATGGGCCTGATCAAGGCCGTTCACGCTCTCGCGGAAGCCAGCATCAGCGATATTATCATGGCGCTGGAAGGCGCCCCCCTGGCATCCTCCGTCCCATCCTCCTCTCCGGCGCCCGCTCCGCGCCAGGAACAGGAGATGCCCGCGCCCGCCGCTCCGGTCCCTGCGCCGGAGCCTCCGGCAAACGCCCAGCCGCCCCTTCCTGCGGAAAAACCGGAGCCCGCTCCGGAAGAACACCTGATGGACCCGGTTCCGGACTTTTCCCCGGCCAACCCATTCCCGGCTCCCGCGGTACAGGCGAGCGAACCTGCCAGTGCGCAACCAGCCCCGGCTCCCGCAGAAGAACCCGAACCGCAGCCCACTGATCCCGCGCCGGAACCTCCCGTAACTGCTGCAAAATCCCCCTCCCCCGCCATTCCGCAGGAAGAGCCTTCCTGTCCCGCACCTGAACCGCGGCCGGAGCCCACTTCCGACACCCCGGAAGAGCCTCAACGTCCCGCCTCTGCCATCTCCGATGCCCCGGTGGCTCCTCCGGATTCTCCGGAACCCACTTTCATGGACCCTGAAGAAAACCTCCCGCCGGAAAGGCGCACCAGCAGCTTCTTTGACAACCTGTTCGACACGGCAAGCGCTCCTTCCCGCACCCCTGCTCCCATGGTAAAAGAGGAACCGGAAGCCCCTGCCCCGCAATCCGGAAGAACCATCACGGAGGAGGACTGGAAAGCGGCGCTGGAACGTGCCGCCGCCAACTTCCCCCTCCAGGCGGACTTTCTGGCCAACAGCGTTTTCTCCGGCCATGACGGCGCATTCGTCGCCATCTCCTTTCATCCCTCCGACCATCAGGGAATGGACAGCCTCGGATCCGGCCCCCTGCGGGCGGCCCTGGAAGCGGACCTTTCCCAACGCGGCGGAGTCCCCGTCACCATTTCCATCCGCCAGGATTCCTCCGTGCCGGAGCCGGTTCAGGAAGAACTGGCCCCGCTGCCGGCGCCTCCCCCCCCGCGGCCTCCGCACCTTCTCCCAAACCCCAGGCGCCGCGGGAAAAACCCGCCGCAGCCGTTCAGGAACCCGCCCGGGAGAAAGATGAAGATAATTCCTACTATACGGACCCCCTGA
- the pyrF gene encoding orotidine-5'-phosphate decarboxylase, with protein MSQSFTDKLAARIRKTGSALCVGLDPRPVMDDLQSVPSLLRKVVEETAPYAAAFKPNIAYFEAMGLRGLEMLEELLPDMPEDVPVVLDAKRGDIGETQKYYAQAYFERLGVDAVTLSPFMGYDTLEPFLNYEEKGIYLLAVTSNPGSADVERQELADGRRVYELVGDMVRRSMQEGRKTSVGMVVGLTNADSSILERIPDAPLLIPGLGAQGGDLSSLSGSGHAAPPLINVSRGIMYQNPELGFAEKAGRFAQSIREALGY; from the coding sequence ATGAGCCAATCTTTTACGGATAAACTTGCCGCCCGCATCAGAAAGACCGGTTCCGCCCTGTGCGTGGGGCTGGACCCGCGCCCCGTCATGGATGATTTGCAGTCGGTTCCCTCCCTGTTGAGGAAGGTCGTGGAAGAAACCGCTCCGTATGCGGCGGCGTTCAAGCCGAATATCGCGTATTTTGAGGCCATGGGCCTGCGCGGCCTGGAGATGCTTGAGGAATTGCTCCCGGATATGCCGGAGGATGTGCCCGTGGTGCTGGACGCCAAGCGCGGCGACATCGGGGAGACGCAGAAGTATTATGCGCAGGCGTATTTTGAACGCCTGGGCGTGGATGCCGTCACATTGAGTCCCTTCATGGGTTATGATACGCTGGAGCCTTTTCTGAATTATGAAGAGAAGGGCATTTATCTGCTGGCGGTCACTTCCAATCCCGGTTCCGCGGACGTGGAGAGGCAGGAGCTGGCCGACGGCCGCAGGGTTTATGAACTGGTGGGGGACATGGTGCGCCGTTCCATGCAGGAAGGGCGCAAAACTTCCGTAGGCATGGTGGTGGGGCTGACCAATGCGGATTCCTCCATTCTGGAGCGCATTCCGGACGCTCCCCTGCTGATTCCCGGCCTGGGAGCCCAGGGCGGCGATCTTTCCAGCCTGAGCGGTTCCGGCCATGCGGCCCCCCCCCTGATTAACGTGTCCCGCGGCATCATGTACCAGAATCCGGAGCTTGGCTTTGCGGAAAAGGCCGGCAGATTCGCCCAGAGCATCCGGGAGGCATTGGGTTATTGA
- a CDS encoding YbaB/EbfC family nucleoid-associated protein produces MNMMKMMKQVQQMQAGLAAAQEKLASQTVATEGAGGKLKVTATCDGNLTELVIDPSIIDPSDSEFLQDLLLQTINAAIAKGKETAAAEMKKLTGGMGLPPGMGF; encoded by the coding sequence ATGAACATGATGAAAATGATGAAGCAGGTCCAGCAAATGCAGGCCGGACTTGCCGCCGCCCAGGAAAAGCTGGCCTCCCAGACCGTTGCCACGGAAGGCGCGGGCGGCAAGCTGAAAGTCACCGCCACCTGTGACGGAAACCTCACGGAGCTGGTGATTGATCCCTCCATCATCGACCCGTCCGATTCAGAATTCCTCCAGGACCTGCTCCTGCAAACCATCAATGCCGCCATAGCCAAGGGCAAGGAAACCGCGGCGGCGGAAATGAAAAAACTGACGGGCGGCATGGGCCTCCCTCCCGGCATGGGCTTTTAA
- the radC gene encoding RadC family protein, producing MAYRKLQDLPFQSLPREKLLRQGRHSLSNAELLAIFLRMGIKGKNVLDMSSDLIQSAGSLDALAHMEAAEIADICKGIGMAKAATLSAAFELGARALRETLARQPIQTPEDVYDYLVTAMRWKDKETVLVLLLDTKSRLIKPVEISSGTLNESIAHPRDILRPAVIHNAYGFVLAHNHPSGNPAPSRMDDLLTERVRECAKLLGVRFLDHVIIGKPTETVHRNYYSYNHPNGDRLREADKGLPLYH from the coding sequence ATGGCCTACCGAAAACTCCAGGATCTTCCCTTCCAATCCCTGCCGCGGGAAAAGCTGCTCCGCCAGGGAAGGCACAGCCTCAGCAATGCGGAACTGCTCGCCATCTTCCTGCGGATGGGCATCAAGGGAAAAAACGTGCTGGACATGTCCTCGGACCTGATCCAGTCGGCAGGCTCTCTGGACGCCCTGGCCCACATGGAGGCCGCAGAAATAGCGGACATCTGCAAGGGAATAGGCATGGCGAAAGCGGCCACGCTGAGCGCCGCCTTTGAACTGGGAGCGCGGGCTCTCCGGGAAACGCTGGCCCGGCAACCTATCCAGACGCCGGAAGACGTCTATGACTACCTGGTAACAGCCATGCGCTGGAAGGACAAGGAGACGGTACTCGTCCTGCTGCTGGATACCAAAAGCCGTCTCATCAAACCCGTGGAAATTTCCAGCGGCACCCTGAACGAATCCATCGCCCATCCGCGCGACATTCTGCGTCCCGCCGTCATCCACAATGCCTACGGCTTCGTCCTGGCGCACAACCATCCCAGCGGGAACCCGGCACCCAGCCGTATGGACGACCTCCTGACCGAACGCGTGCGGGAATGCGCCAAGCTATTGGGCGTCCGGTTCCTGGACCACGTGATCATCGGAAAACCTACCGAAACCGTTCACAGAAACTATTACAGCTACAATCATCCCAACGGAGACCGGCTCCGGGAAGCCGACAAGGGTCTCCCTCTCTATCATTAA
- a CDS encoding energy transducer TonB, translating into MDEKPGIVRFTPRSTSKSAMLIAVAVAVGVQVALCAVLVAIHFQELWLPAVQNGEVEMEFVPPSEEVLQELAEVQPVPVEPVAAPSTVSPVPEISADEDLLAMKLPENEDCSDMKDFLPEETPTEYLPEELSSMRISMREVKPRRPVKTPAVSLPGQPSPDENVTPDKKVRYKHAPSLPNSVNSSRVGKVNAVVKVVVGVNPRGEPSSVNLLQSTGNAELDRLFMRWVKENWTFYPAEKDGAPIASKVVVPVRLNID; encoded by the coding sequence ATGGATGAAAAGCCCGGAATTGTAAGATTCACGCCCCGTTCCACTTCCAAGTCCGCCATGCTGATTGCGGTGGCGGTGGCCGTGGGCGTTCAGGTGGCTTTGTGCGCCGTGCTGGTAGCCATTCATTTTCAGGAGCTGTGGCTGCCCGCCGTGCAGAACGGGGAGGTGGAAATGGAGTTTGTGCCTCCTTCCGAGGAGGTTCTTCAGGAGCTGGCGGAAGTTCAGCCCGTGCCCGTAGAGCCGGTCGCGGCCCCTTCCACGGTCAGCCCCGTTCCGGAAATTTCCGCGGATGAAGACCTGCTTGCGATGAAGCTGCCGGAGAATGAGGATTGTTCCGACATGAAGGATTTTCTTCCGGAGGAGACTCCCACGGAGTATTTGCCGGAGGAGCTTTCCAGCATGCGGATTTCCATGAGGGAGGTAAAGCCCAGGCGTCCCGTGAAGACTCCGGCGGTTTCCCTGCCGGGGCAGCCTAGCCCGGATGAGAACGTGACTCCTGATAAAAAGGTGCGTTATAAACATGCTCCGTCCTTGCCCAATTCCGTCAATTCTTCTAGAGTCGGGAAGGTGAATGCCGTGGTGAAAGTAGTGGTGGGGGTGAATCCCCGTGGCGAACCTTCATCCGTCAATCTCCTTCAATCAACGGGAAATGCGGAACTGGACCGTCTTTTCATGCGCTGGGTGAAAGAGAATTGGACTTTCTATCCGGCAGAAAAAGACGGCGCGCCCATTGCTTCCAAGGTGGTGGTGCCCGTCAGGTTGAATATAGATTAA